A window of Hevea brasiliensis isolate MT/VB/25A 57/8 chromosome 14, ASM3005281v1, whole genome shotgun sequence contains these coding sequences:
- the LOC131172991 gene encoding uncharacterized protein LOC131172991, giving the protein MATNIVSGFLADGFNYPNWSVCMKNYLMANNLWDIVEATTEAPNPEEAEAEFKAWRMKNAAALHAIQISCMPHILFQIKEISSARICWDTLATMHEVKSPGDQILPVEVLLQLPAAVNPAGTERDVYVEFRPLRNAIEIGDLNAVREFLRHRPDAVCKKLIDNGFTALHLATSTGKLKMVEELVELLTEEELKVTDSLGGTALLLAAATGATRIAECMIKKSSELISIPGKEHSLPVIVACTCRHKDMARYLYSITPFELLRPEKGVYGSLLLYASIFSKMFDISLDLLQKCPHLATTSSHLGITPLIQLSGQSDLFPSSVRFVFWKRWIYSCIQVQLPAAQHADVRISIPQDGHTHPESMLVRSMLLSSHTHYAKRYSTYIIYDPKPSSTKYFVCWTLFFLYVYKNENNGEIIQG; this is encoded by the exons ATGGCAACAAATATTGTTTCTGGATTTCTGGCGGACGGCTTTAACTATCCAAATTGGAGTGTTTGTATGAAGAATTATTTAATGGCTAATAATCTCTGGGACATTGTTGAAGCAACTACTGAAGCTCCTAATCCAGAAGAGGCTGAAGCTGAATTTAAGGCTTGGAGAATGAAGAATGCTGCTGCTTTACATGCTATTCAAATATCATGCATGCCTCATATACTTTTCCAGATTAAGGAAATCAGTTCAGCAAGGATTTGTTGGGATACTTTGGCCACAATGCATGAGGTAAAGTCACCAGGAGATCAAATACTGCCAGTGGAAGTGCTATTACAGCTGCCAGCAGCAGTCAATCCag CAGGGACAGAGAGAGATGTTTATGTTGAATTTCGTCCTCTACGCAACGCTATTGAGATAGGTGATTTAAATGCAGTGAGAGAATTCCTTCGCCATCGTCCAGATGCAGTATGCAAAAAGCTTATAGATAATGGTTTCACGGCACTTCATCTTGCTACTTCAACCGGAAAATTGAAGATGGTGGAGGAGTTGGTCGAGTTGTTGACAGAAGAAGAGTTAAAAGTAACCGACAGCCTTGGTGGTACAGCTCTTTTACTGGCTGCTGCTACTGGAGCCACAAGAATTGCAGAATGCATGATTAAAAAGAGCAGTGAGTTGATTAGCATTCCCGGAAAAGAACACAGCCTCCCAGTTATAGTGGCATGTACCTGCCGCCATAAGGATATGGCCAGATATCTATATTCCATCACTCCATTTGAATTGCTTCGTCCAGAAAAAGGAGTATATGGATCTTTGCTTCTTTATGCGTCTATTTTTAGTAAAATGTTTG ACATTTCACTAGATCTTCTCCAGAAATGCCCACACTTAGCTACTACATCAAGCCATCTGGGAATCACACCTCTGATTCAATTATCTGGTCAGAGTGATTTATTCCCCAGTAGTGTCCGATTTGTCTTCTGGAAACGATGGATCTATTCTT GCATTCAGGTGCAACTACCTGCTGCCCAGCATGCTGATGTTCGAATATCGATTCCACAAGATGGCCACACGCATCCTGAGAGCATGTTAGTACGAAGTATGCTTCTCAGTTCTCACACACACTATGCAAAGAGATACTCAACATATATCATATATGATCCCAAGCCATCTTCAACTAAATACTTCGTTTGTTGGACCCTTTTCTTTTTGTATgtttataaaaatgaaaataatggggAGATAATCCAG GGCTAG
- the LOC131173195 gene encoding uncharacterized protein LOC131173195 → MCKHISTIDDTKLLQSGVYDAFFGAIKFGTIEVVIEMLKANPSLLTVSNPKRRGILQYAVKHRQEKIFSLIYALETRKHLLISLTDYNQNNILHIAAKLAPPDRLASISGAALQMQRELQWYKEVESIVDPSFQENVNLLFETPKQKFSNQHKQLVSDGEKWMKETATSCTVVGALIITIMFTAAFTVPGGNFQDTGSPIFLHRKSFVTFIISDAISLFASSTSVLMFLGILTSRYAEDDFLKSLPTKLIIGLSTLFISIATMMVAFCATLIIMFQGELKLVIPITFLASIPITLFILLQFPLLVEIFVSTYGPGIFDKSMRYWY, encoded by the exons ATGTGCAAACATATATCCACTATAGATGACACAAAACTTCTGCAAAGTGGAGTATATGATGCATTCTTTGGAGCTATCAAATTTGGGACCATTGAAGTTGTTATTGAGATGCTCAAAGCCAATCCCAGTCTTTTAACTGTTTCAAACCCCAAACGCAGAGGCATCCTTCAGTATGCTGTTAAACATCGGCAAGAAAAAATTTTTAGCCTTATATACGCGCTTGAGACAAGAAAGCACTTGCTGATCTCTTTAACTGATTATAATCAAAATAACATTTTACACATTGCAGCGAAGTTAGCACCTCCTGATCGACTTGCAAGCATTTCAGGTGCAGCTTTGCAGATGCAAAGAGAGCTACAGTGGTACAAG GAAGTGGAAAGTATTGTGGATCCTTCATTTCAAGAAAATGTCAACTTGCTCTTTGAAACACCTAAGCAAAAATTTTCTAATCAACACAAGCAGTTAGTGAGTGATGGAGAGAAATGGATGAAGGAGACAGCAACATCTTGCACAGTTGTAGGCGCTCTTATCATTACTATAATGTTTACTGCAGCATTCACTGTTCCTGGTGGTAACTTTCAAGATACCGGCTCTCCAATATTCTTACATAGAAAATCATTTGTGACTTTTATAATATCCGATGCAATTTCACTCTTTGCTTCCTCAACATCAGTATTGATGTTCTTAGGAATCCTGACGTCTCGGTATGCAGAGGATGACTTCCTCAAGTCCTTGCCCACTAAGTTAATTATTGGTCTTTCTACCCTTTTCATTTCAATTGCAACCATGATGGTAGCATTTTGTGCTACTCTTATAATAATGTTTCAGGGAGAGCTAAAACTTGTAATTCCAATCACTTTTTTAGCTAGTATTCCTATCACCCTTTTCATACTGCTGCAATTTCCTCTTCTTGTTGAGATATTTGTATCCACGTACGGACCAGGCATCTTTGATAAAAGCATGAGGTATTGGTACTGA